The following proteins come from a genomic window of Flammeovirga pectinis:
- a CDS encoding glycosyltransferase, giving the protein MSKKILFRIFPQESHHNATFTFAKILQQFGVEVIYMAISQMEGIVKQNGFKFIALPYEKDIMGKPSERIIGTKMDRLKQILPDLLIERRVNKVYINKITQKDFFEDIINEVNPDIIILDGTYKANIFHSFKYGIPIVILETTVSLINQKNKPPLSSSLIPANNVISELLVKLSWKKYHLKSYFLSKILGDVSKPVKELSKLYPKINVDYSRYFFLGYSNILELNSTIYEFDFDHDRPKNIFYLGPPSLSDRNNMHSDLFFKERFWQLKKEYKKIVYCSFGTMAWRYKNHESFIDKVLKYFYETKGIALIICIEGQLFRHKMREKYVSDNIVICRRVPQIYLLKASIDLMITHGGINSINECILTNTPMLVYPGAKNLDQTGNGARVKYHGLGERGTLKDSYKSIKKNIQSLLNNEIYKKNLLDFNDNINPKNYINLKDFLKHMENYSDIFLTN; this is encoded by the coding sequence ATGTCTAAGAAAATATTATTCCGCATTTTTCCTCAAGAAAGTCATCATAATGCTACATTTACTTTTGCAAAAATATTACAACAATTTGGGGTTGAAGTAATTTATATGGCTATAAGTCAAATGGAAGGCATTGTTAAACAAAATGGGTTTAAATTTATTGCACTTCCATATGAGAAAGACATCATGGGCAAACCTTCTGAAAGGATAATCGGAACCAAAATGGATAGGTTAAAACAAATTCTCCCTGATTTATTAATTGAAAGAAGAGTAAATAAAGTTTATATTAATAAAATCACTCAAAAAGATTTTTTCGAAGATATAATTAATGAAGTAAATCCTGATATAATAATACTTGATGGTACTTATAAAGCCAATATTTTTCATAGTTTTAAATACGGTATTCCTATTGTGATACTTGAAACAACTGTATCTCTAATAAATCAAAAAAATAAACCTCCTTTATCTTCATCATTAATACCTGCTAATAATGTTATTTCAGAATTACTGGTGAAACTATCATGGAAAAAATATCACCTCAAGTCTTATTTTCTTTCTAAAATTCTTGGTGATGTTTCGAAACCTGTAAAAGAATTATCGAAATTGTATCCAAAAATAAATGTTGATTATTCTAGATATTTCTTTTTGGGTTATTCTAATATACTTGAATTAAATTCAACGATTTATGAATTTGATTTTGATCATGATAGGCCAAAAAATATATTTTATTTAGGTCCTCCTTCATTAAGTGATAGAAATAATATGCATTCTGATTTATTTTTCAAAGAAAGATTTTGGCAACTAAAAAAAGAATATAAAAAGATCGTGTATTGTTCATTTGGAACAATGGCATGGAGGTATAAAAACCATGAATCATTTATTGATAAAGTGCTTAAATACTTTTATGAAACTAAAGGTATCGCACTAATTATTTGTATTGAAGGTCAACTCTTTAGACATAAAATGAGAGAGAAATATGTATCAGACAATATTGTTATTTGTAGAAGAGTTCCTCAAATATATCTCTTAAAAGCTAGTATTGATCTAATGATCACACATGGAGGTATTAATTCGATTAATGAATGTATTTTAACTAATACACCAATGCTAGTATACCCAGGTGCAAAAAATTTAGATCAAACAGGTAATGGTGCAAGAGTAAAGTATCATGGGTTAGGAGAAAGAGGTACGTTAAAGGACTCATATAAATCCATAAAAAAGAATATTCAAAGTTTATTGAACAACGAAATTTACAAGAAAAATTTACTGGACTTTAATGACAATATCAATCCGAAAAATTATATCAATCTGAAAGATTTCTTAAAACACATGGAAAATTATTCTGATATTTTTTTAACTAATTAG
- a CDS encoding IS110 family RNA-guided transposase, with product MNFNNYIGIDISKGKLDLAVLNQEGELILYQCLNDKKSIIKCLGKVFKESNLSKEDTLIIAESSGHYINPLIWSIISENYLLWIEDGYQIANSQGIRRGKNDEKDAEMIAIYGKRFSDRCQLVKASSECIENLAYLNSERELLTKEMVKFDQQLTDHKKYVKPSFYLSRKKRYTELIANLKTHISEIEQEMEKLIENEPKLSHYAKLLRSIPGIGKQVSIATIIATKGFTKFTDPRKFACHVGVVPFEYKSGSSIRSAHKISQRANKKMKSLFHLASLVVIQLEGEFKEYYLRKQKEGKNKMSIINAIRGKLIHRAFAVIKRNEPYTKEFKPSFQNCTN from the coding sequence ATGAATTTTAATAATTACATTGGAATAGATATTTCAAAAGGTAAACTAGATTTAGCAGTATTAAATCAAGAGGGTGAACTAATTTTATATCAATGTTTGAATGATAAAAAATCAATTATAAAATGTTTAGGAAAAGTATTTAAAGAATCAAATCTATCAAAAGAAGACACTTTAATTATAGCAGAAAGTAGTGGGCATTACATTAATCCCCTTATATGGTCTATCATATCTGAAAATTATCTATTATGGATAGAAGATGGTTATCAAATAGCTAATAGTCAAGGAATAAGGAGGGGTAAAAATGATGAAAAAGATGCTGAAATGATAGCTATTTATGGTAAACGATTTTCGGATAGATGTCAACTAGTAAAAGCAAGTTCAGAATGTATTGAAAACCTCGCTTATCTCAATTCAGAACGAGAACTTTTAACAAAAGAGATGGTAAAGTTTGATCAGCAACTTACTGACCATAAGAAGTATGTGAAACCTAGTTTCTATCTGTCAAGAAAGAAAAGATATACTGAACTTATAGCAAATTTGAAAACACATATTTCTGAAATAGAACAGGAAATGGAAAAGCTTATTGAAAATGAACCTAAGCTATCACATTATGCGAAATTACTTCGATCTATACCAGGTATTGGAAAACAAGTTTCTATCGCTACTATTATTGCAACAAAAGGCTTTACAAAATTTACTGATCCTAGAAAATTTGCGTGTCACGTTGGTGTAGTACCTTTTGAATACAAATCAGGGAGTAGTATTAGATCAGCTCATAAAATATCCCAGAGAGCGAATAAAAAGATGAAATCCCTTTTCCATTTAGCCTCACTTGTTGTGATTCAGCTAGAAGGAGAATTTAAAGAATATTATCTTCGAAAACAGAAAGAAGGTAAAAATAAAATGTCAATAATTAATGCAATAAGGGGAAAGTTAATTCATAGAGCTTTTGCTGTAATAAAAAGAAATGAACCCTATACAAAAGAATTTAAACCTTCATTTCAAA
- a CDS encoding carboxypeptidase-like regulatory domain-containing protein, whose protein sequence is MKNYLLLLFLLKSTIILAQTPIHGVIKNQKGEPINGASIIIYPVKSNSILGYCVSNNDGLFEISINEKLDSISVIARSLGYKSSTKVVKLGTNTIVFTMDHSDQYLKEFEVKAKPITEEGDTLNYNVDAFSKEGDESIEDVLKRLPGVKVSDDGTIQYQGRAINKFYVEGKDLMGSQYALTSKNLPKNAVASVEVLKNHQPVKMLNDVVHSVDPAINIVLKEGVSITGNAEIGGGIPSIWYAKVTPMVFNKKRQSINVLSSTNSGKNELEVFNSINLFDYLEFGLIESQPSFLLGRQPLESSLFKKQEYNDHQTHSVSTNYLTGFGKGDLKVNIDAYYDKRVQDLSSNTFYFVPNDTIAIHNFQQSTFNKKYLNTKLTYEHNELKNYFKNVFHFKILDDDGKSDFYQNQEIIPQTTSRTFLTIGDKFSRILKMGKTYYKLNAYLEYTNTPEQLHFIGGPLTDASLIDSLQTVEQKTSQQHLKTYLGTGIIKKWKRWTLDTKISLNYGFKTLTSHFDNDEKDQNSSYQNDLKYMLLIPEISPEIQYKYKKLSFSLKPNFSFQSRILKDHMLGEESQVHQFLIEPTTLISYTLLGIDLMVNYNYKNDFLELPQMYSGIIIHDYSTAKQQQLPILQTKRHTFRNDLKYEFTAASLNFYANYEFNSTNKDWITAYEVNSDGVTLMKTLNYTNNLGESHKIKGNFDWFFLALSTNIKLGVELGKTEEKVILNNNVNRNANTYLQWEAIVDIPLFKGLIATTYIEDYSTENTYQEMNKVDWSQRIIGTDLQFSRAKHLIKWNNKWIDHTFVDDDFWYVDLSYQYQFNKKTRMLLTAQNILDHRSYTQTTLNAFQSNQSFYRLRPRQIMLEVRFRL, encoded by the coding sequence ATGAAAAACTACCTACTATTACTATTTCTTTTAAAGTCAACTATTATTCTTGCACAAACACCAATTCATGGAGTTATTAAAAATCAAAAAGGTGAACCGATAAATGGTGCATCAATTATTATTTATCCTGTTAAAAGTAATAGTATTTTGGGTTATTGTGTTTCAAATAATGATGGATTATTTGAAATTTCAATAAATGAAAAATTAGATAGTATTAGTGTAATAGCGCGTTCTTTAGGGTATAAATCGTCTACAAAAGTTGTAAAATTAGGAACGAATACCATAGTATTTACTATGGACCATTCCGATCAATATTTAAAAGAGTTTGAAGTAAAAGCAAAACCTATTACCGAAGAAGGAGATACACTCAATTATAATGTAGATGCTTTTTCTAAAGAAGGAGATGAATCTATAGAAGATGTATTGAAACGGTTGCCTGGCGTAAAAGTAAGTGATGATGGCACCATACAATACCAAGGGAGAGCTATTAATAAATTTTATGTAGAGGGAAAGGACCTAATGGGAAGTCAATATGCCCTTACATCAAAAAATTTACCTAAAAATGCAGTAGCTTCTGTCGAAGTTTTAAAAAATCATCAGCCCGTTAAAATGCTAAATGATGTTGTACATTCTGTAGACCCTGCTATCAATATAGTGTTAAAAGAAGGGGTAAGTATTACAGGAAATGCAGAAATTGGAGGGGGTATTCCTTCTATCTGGTATGCAAAAGTAACACCAATGGTCTTTAATAAAAAGCGTCAAAGTATAAATGTACTCTCTTCTACTAACAGTGGAAAAAATGAATTGGAGGTCTTTAATAGCATCAATTTATTTGATTATTTAGAATTTGGATTAATTGAAAGTCAGCCTTCTTTTTTATTAGGGAGACAACCTTTGGAAAGCTCACTTTTTAAGAAACAAGAATACAATGATCATCAAACACATAGTGTATCTACCAACTATTTAACGGGTTTTGGAAAAGGGGATTTGAAAGTAAATATTGATGCTTACTACGATAAAAGAGTACAGGACTTATCTTCTAATACATTCTATTTTGTACCTAACGATACTATCGCAATTCATAATTTTCAACAATCTACATTTAATAAAAAGTACCTCAATACAAAGTTAACTTATGAACATAATGAGCTAAAGAATTACTTTAAAAACGTCTTCCATTTTAAAATTTTAGATGATGATGGAAAATCAGACTTTTATCAAAATCAAGAAATAATACCTCAAACTACAAGCAGAACTTTTTTGACTATCGGTGATAAGTTTAGCCGTATTCTGAAAATGGGAAAAACGTACTATAAATTGAATGCTTATTTAGAATACACAAATACACCAGAGCAGTTGCATTTTATTGGGGGTCCTCTAACAGATGCATCGTTGATAGATTCTTTACAAACAGTGGAACAGAAAACAAGTCAGCAACATTTAAAAACATATTTAGGTACTGGAATTATAAAAAAATGGAAGCGTTGGACACTCGATACAAAAATCAGCTTGAATTACGGTTTTAAAACATTAACCTCACATTTCGATAATGATGAAAAAGATCAAAATAGTTCTTATCAGAATGATTTAAAATACATGCTTCTGATCCCGGAAATATCACCTGAAATTCAATACAAGTATAAAAAACTTTCTTTTTCATTAAAACCCAATTTCTCTTTTCAGTCAAGAATTTTAAAAGATCATATGCTTGGAGAAGAAAGCCAAGTACATCAATTTTTAATAGAACCAACAACTCTTATAAGCTATACACTATTAGGAATAGATTTGATGGTAAATTATAATTACAAAAATGATTTTTTAGAATTACCCCAAATGTATAGTGGCATTATTATTCATGATTATAGTACGGCCAAACAACAACAGCTTCCTATTTTACAGACTAAAAGGCATACTTTTAGAAATGATTTAAAATACGAGTTTACAGCAGCATCATTAAATTTTTATGCTAACTATGAATTCAATAGCACGAATAAAGACTGGATAACAGCATACGAAGTAAATTCCGATGGAGTTACTTTGATGAAGACACTAAACTACACTAATAACTTAGGGGAAAGTCATAAAATAAAAGGCAATTTTGATTGGTTTTTTCTTGCTTTAAGTACCAATATTAAATTAGGGGTAGAGCTTGGGAAAACAGAAGAGAAAGTCATTTTAAATAATAACGTAAATAGAAATGCCAATACTTACCTTCAATGGGAAGCCATTGTAGATATTCCTTTATTTAAAGGGCTAATAGCGACAACTTACATTGAAGATTATTCAACCGAAAATACGTATCAAGAAATGAATAAGGTAGATTGGTCACAACGTATTATTGGTACTGATCTTCAATTTTCAAGAGCAAAACACCTTATTAAATGGAATAATAAATGGATAGATCACACCTTTGTCGATGATGATTTCTGGTATGTTGATCTTTCTTATCAATATCAATTCAATAAGAAAACAAGAATGCTTCTTACTGCTCAAAACATACTTGACCATCGTTCTTACACTCAAACTACTTTAAATGCTTTTCAAAGCAATCAATCTTTTTATAGATTAAGACCTAGGCAAATAATGCTGGAGGTGCGTTTTAGGTTATAG
- a CDS encoding lanthionine synthetase LanC family protein, with the protein MLLCEQEYKYIKAEAIIDNIGISWDSIKTSLAKDIFIRERSSSLFLGSTGIVFFLLEYYKTSKDKECFYIIKNSIPVIHEFYKKESNSYGFYKGKSGYIYLLVELYKVTSEQEYLQYIKDLIDEPIYNEGDLFNLESGLSGYLLALLKVTEIDISETIIKYIEKTLNLIIINSKRDKDGIYWDEEEWAIDKSIGYLKGNSGIAYVLNLFIDNCKNKEQIQKVISLALDWEDSKFDRSIMNWKDPFNEKIYSHKNIFNKKDHKEKFFNSYGNTQNIWIGKPGMILTRKFCKRKNYNSFGAISNSIDSLCIKNGGGNLFCKYVLSELNKEVFTKCFEEGNKFKSGVIYNEHIPDCSFLNGVAGIGYLQLIIENKTTDNVLFPQCKIPSFKVRNASINELSETNKLFNLSFNPLKSKFHNKNIHTHKKLKLSRWCEINEKEHTIYYRDINIINLIKIDKYLKSYIVALDSSKVVKEYISSIKYFTNDNDENIEKTIQSLLNLNILEYV; encoded by the coding sequence ATGTTACTTTGTGAACAAGAATATAAATACATAAAAGCTGAAGCTATTATTGATAATATTGGGATATCATGGGACTCTATTAAAACATCATTAGCAAAAGATATTTTTATAAGAGAAAGATCATCTTCATTATTTCTAGGAAGTACAGGTATCGTTTTCTTTCTATTAGAGTATTATAAAACATCTAAGGACAAAGAGTGTTTTTATATTATCAAAAACAGTATTCCGGTAATACATGAATTTTACAAAAAAGAAAGTAACTCTTATGGTTTCTATAAAGGAAAATCTGGTTATATATATCTGTTGGTTGAACTGTATAAGGTAACTTCTGAACAAGAATATTTACAATATATCAAAGACCTTATTGATGAACCTATCTATAATGAAGGTGATTTATTCAATTTAGAATCAGGGCTTTCTGGTTATTTATTGGCTTTACTAAAAGTAACAGAAATTGATATTTCTGAAACAATAATAAAATACATTGAAAAGACATTAAATCTTATCATAATAAACTCCAAACGTGATAAAGATGGAATCTATTGGGATGAAGAAGAGTGGGCTATTGATAAGTCCATTGGCTATTTAAAAGGGAATTCTGGGATTGCATATGTTTTAAATCTCTTCATTGATAATTGTAAAAATAAGGAGCAAATTCAGAAAGTAATTTCATTAGCATTAGATTGGGAGGATAGTAAATTTGATCGATCAATAATGAATTGGAAGGATCCATTTAACGAGAAAATCTATTCACACAAAAACATTTTCAACAAAAAAGATCATAAGGAAAAGTTTTTTAATAGCTATGGTAATACACAAAATATTTGGATAGGGAAACCTGGAATGATACTTACAAGAAAATTTTGTAAAAGAAAAAATTACAACTCATTTGGTGCTATTAGCAATAGCATCGATTCTTTATGTATTAAAAATGGAGGAGGAAACTTATTCTGCAAATATGTATTATCAGAACTAAATAAAGAGGTATTTACTAAATGTTTTGAAGAGGGAAATAAGTTTAAATCTGGGGTTATTTATAATGAGCATATCCCCGATTGTTCCTTTCTAAATGGAGTAGCTGGCATTGGATATTTACAACTGATCATAGAGAATAAAACCACAGATAATGTTTTATTTCCTCAGTGTAAAATACCTTCTTTTAAAGTGAGAAATGCATCAATTAATGAATTGAGTGAAACCAATAAATTATTTAATCTTAGTTTCAATCCACTTAAATCAAAATTTCACAACAAAAATATCCACACTCATAAAAAGCTAAAACTATCAAGATGGTGTGAAATAAATGAGAAGGAACATACTATTTATTATAGAGACATAAACATCATCAATTTAATAAAAATAGATAAATATCTTAAGTCCTATATCGTAGCTCTAGACTCATCAAAGGTGGTAAAGGAATATATTTCATCCATAAAATATTTCACAAATGATAACGATGAAAACATAGAAAAAACAATTCAGAGTTTGTTAAACCTCAATATTTTAGAGTATGTCTAA